Proteins from one Nilaparvata lugens isolate BPH chromosome 10, ASM1435652v1, whole genome shotgun sequence genomic window:
- the LOC111064184 gene encoding transmembrane protein 19: protein MRSEKKDNKAKSNEAINVLLILLFTLLLTVPLWLGHVAVSRFFIEDYESISPARLLASILIPILVATYGLRKNSLSISGAILGFLVGFILTLSSYLFFACLLTFFITSSRATKFRSEKKRKFEKDFKEGGQRNWLQVLCNSGMATQYALLYILDAGVGEYSIDFDTNYRASWLAIGILSAFACCNGDTWASELAPVLSNENPRLITSWKKVPKGTNGGVTVAGLALSLVGGLAVGVAFYAALVYTVDPIVLARSPPQWPCVLWAAFAGLFGSIVDSLLGATLQFSGFESHTKMVVEHAGPGIKRISGRMLLDNHSVNLLSSVITALVVPKLAHWFWP, encoded by the exons ATGAGGA GTGAAAAGAAAGACAACAAAGCAAAATCAAATGAAGCTATCAACGTACTGTTGATACTATTATTCACGCTACTGTTGACAGTACCTCTATGGCTGGGGCATGTTGCCGTCTCCCGATTCTTCATTGAAGATTATG aatCAATATCACCTGCAAGGTTATTGGCATCTATACTTATCCCTATCCTAGTTGCAACATACGGTCTTCGTAAGAACAGCCTCAGCATCAGCGGGGCAATTCTAG GTTTCCTAGTGGGGTTCATCCTCACACTGAGCAGCTACTTATTTTTCGCATGTCTTCTCACGTTCTTCATCACATCATCACGTGCTACTAAGTTTCGTAGTGAAAAGAAGAGGAAGTTTGAGAAGGATTTCAAGGAAG GTGGCCAACGAAACTGGTTACAAGTTCTGTGCAACAGTGGGATGGCGACACAGTATGCTCTGCTCTACATACTGGATGCTGGTGTCGGAGAGTACTCCATCGACTTTGACACCAACTACAGAGCTTCCTGGCTTGCTATTGGAATTCTGA GTGCGTTTGCATGCTGCAATGGAGATACATGGGCGTCGGAACTGGCTCCAGTGCTTTCAAATGAGAATCCCAGGCTGATAACATCTTGGAAAAAGGTTCCCAAAG GTACAAACGGGGGCGTGACAGTGGCCGGCCTGGCACTGAGCCTGGTGGGAGGCCTGGCAGTGGGCGTGGCGTTCTACGCGGCGCTCGTCTACACGGTCGACCCAATAGTCTTGGCGCGCAGTCCGCCTCAGTGGCCCTGTGTGCTGTGGGCCGCTTTCGCCGGATTATTCGGCAGCATTGTCGATTCCCTGCTCGGTGCTACACTACAGTTCTCTG GATTCGAATCCCATACGAAAATGGTTGTGGAGCATGCTGGGCCCGGAATAAAACGCATCAGCGGACGAATGCTATTGGATAACCACAGCGTCAATCTGCTCTCCTCAGTGATCACAGCTCTAGTCGTGCCCAAGTTGGCTCACTGGTTTTGGCCTTAA